Proteins found in one Serratia plymuthica genomic segment:
- a CDS encoding GNAT family N-acetyltransferase: protein MIHSDLSQCRLNTDRLLIAPFTAADADEVYQAITPTLTRFMNFEPEASPEAFANVWQTWLPLIREGEEVIFVARLRDTKAFVGMGGAHDLHSQTPELGIWVKETQHGNGYGREIVHAIAVWASDRYRPQHFIYPVAEQNTPSRRIAESLGGVVAGRRENTKYDCVVYQVPPQR from the coding sequence ATGATTCACAGTGACCTTTCTCAGTGCCGCCTTAACACCGACCGGTTGTTGATTGCTCCATTTACCGCAGCAGACGCCGACGAGGTTTACCAGGCGATTACCCCAACCTTGACGCGCTTTATGAATTTTGAACCTGAGGCGTCGCCGGAGGCCTTCGCCAACGTCTGGCAAACCTGGTTACCGCTGATCCGCGAAGGCGAGGAAGTGATTTTCGTTGCCCGTCTGCGCGACACCAAAGCGTTTGTCGGCATGGGCGGCGCGCACGATCTGCACAGCCAAACGCCGGAACTGGGCATTTGGGTGAAGGAGACTCAACACGGCAACGGCTATGGCCGCGAAATTGTCCACGCCATAGCGGTCTGGGCCAGCGATCGCTACCGACCGCAGCACTTTATCTACCCGGTGGCCGAGCAAAATACCCCCAGCCGACGCATCGCGGAATCCCTCGGCGGCGTGGTAGCCGGCCGGCGCGAAAACACCAAATACGACTGCGTGGTCTACCAGGTTCCGCCACAGCGTTAA
- a CDS encoding DUF1283 family protein: MKTLSTQRLLRGMLPVAMLMLMGAWQAPALAASCTQGSTCVTVDGSNSGAMSTEAARQSKEQFNDTKSLRHKVNTRVEKEFDKVDKAIDNEDRCDDSLNVNAYWEPNTRKCLDRQTGRQINP; this comes from the coding sequence ATGAAAACACTTTCTACTCAACGACTGCTGCGCGGGATGCTGCCGGTCGCCATGCTGATGTTGATGGGCGCCTGGCAGGCTCCGGCGTTGGCCGCCAGCTGCACTCAGGGCAGCACCTGCGTCACTGTCGATGGCAGCAACAGCGGCGCCATGAGCACCGAAGCGGCACGCCAGAGCAAAGAACAGTTCAACGACACCAAATCCCTGCGCCATAAGGTCAACACCCGCGTGGAGAAAGAGTTCGACAAGGTAGACAAGGCGATTGATAACGAGGACCGCTGCGACGACAGCCTGAACGTTAACGCCTACTGGGAGCCGAACACCCGCAAGTGTCTGGATCGCCAGACCGGCCGTCAGATTAATCCTTAA
- the ydfG gene encoding bifunctional NADP-dependent 3-hydroxy acid dehydrogenase/3-hydroxypropionate dehydrogenase YdfG: protein MIIFVTGATSGFGEAITRRFIREGHQVIATGRRVERLEELKDELGDALHIVRLDVRNRAAIQQVIDELPAALRQIDVLVNNAGLALGLEPAHRADADDWDTMIDTNTKGLVNMTRALLPAMVERNIGHVINIGSVAANWPYAGGNVYGATKAFVKQFSLGLRADLHGTRLRVTDIEPGLVGGTEFSNVRFKGDDGKVDKIYDGANALTPEDIAESVFWVATLPAHVNINTLEIMPVSQSFAGLNIHRES from the coding sequence ATGATCATTTTTGTCACGGGCGCCACATCAGGTTTTGGCGAGGCTATCACACGACGTTTTATCCGCGAAGGCCACCAGGTGATTGCCACCGGTCGCCGCGTTGAACGTCTGGAAGAGTTGAAAGACGAACTGGGTGACGCGCTGCATATCGTCCGCCTGGACGTACGCAACCGCGCCGCTATTCAGCAGGTGATCGACGAGCTGCCTGCCGCGCTGCGCCAAATCGACGTGCTGGTGAATAACGCCGGTCTGGCGTTGGGCCTGGAACCTGCGCACAGAGCCGACGCCGACGACTGGGATACCATGATCGATACCAACACCAAAGGCCTGGTGAACATGACCCGCGCCCTGCTGCCGGCGATGGTCGAGCGCAACATTGGCCATGTGATCAACATCGGTTCCGTCGCCGCCAACTGGCCGTATGCCGGTGGCAACGTTTACGGCGCGACCAAGGCTTTCGTCAAGCAGTTCAGCCTGGGTCTGCGGGCCGATCTGCACGGCACGCGCCTCCGCGTCACCGACATTGAGCCTGGGCTGGTGGGCGGTACCGAGTTCTCCAACGTGCGCTTCAAAGGCGACGATGGCAAAGTCGACAAGATCTACGACGGCGCCAATGCGTTGACGCCGGAAGATATCGCCGAGTCGGTGTTCTGGGTGGCCACCCTGCCGGCGCACGTCAATATCAATACGCTGGAAATCATGCCGGTCAGCCAGTCCTTCGCCGGGTTGAACATCCACCGCGAGTCCTGA
- a CDS encoding DUF1161 domain-containing protein, which translates to MKKALILGALLLTAAPLAALASCESVKADISQKIVKNGVPESGFKLDIVPNDQAQQAGGLVVGHCENDTQKIVYTRLSNGDDNGDAAQTGTSQDTKTAQ; encoded by the coding sequence ATGAAAAAAGCGCTTATCCTGGGTGCACTGCTGCTGACCGCAGCCCCCTTGGCAGCCTTGGCTTCATGCGAAAGCGTGAAGGCGGACATTTCACAGAAAATTGTCAAAAACGGCGTCCCGGAATCCGGCTTCAAGCTGGACATCGTGCCCAATGACCAGGCCCAACAGGCCGGCGGATTGGTCGTTGGTCACTGCGAAAACGACACGCAGAAAATTGTCTATACCCGCCTGAGCAACGGCGATGACAACGGTGACGCGGCTCAGACCGGCACCAGCCAGGACACCAAAACCGCGCAATAA
- a CDS encoding AAA family ATPase, with product MLTEILIKDFKSYKQQTLHLSPLTLMIGANASGKSNALEAFRFLSWLAQGQKLSVLKHRVDDSEQILRGQVKDLGYLGANAFRLGCSIDDSHWNHFEVEITLREQELHISQETITSTKETSPLYRIEQVSSGLGTDVRVAYNNFSRGGRKPQVNCTDQIAIMNQLASSAMFDSGHKKAQREIPVTTTLFQNLLSNTLFLDPVPSLMRGDSYPEKRLRGDCANLSGVLFTLWQNENAKPVIVDFIKSLPEQDVKDITFFEDRRGKVSLELLESFGNQDRKCSVELLSDGTLRVLAIAAALLSIPQGSTLVIEEVDNGVHPSRARQLLTTMREQAQKRDIRLLMSTHNPALMDALPDSALGDVVFCYRNKDTGDSQLMRLSDLNDFPGLVSQGPLGELVTNGVVDRFVKSPVTPEQKKKNAIDWLAKMQGGEQ from the coding sequence ATGTTAACGGAAATTCTGATTAAAGATTTTAAAAGTTACAAACAACAGACGTTACATCTGTCTCCCTTAACACTCATGATTGGTGCAAATGCTTCCGGTAAAAGTAACGCCCTAGAAGCATTTCGTTTTCTGTCCTGGCTTGCGCAGGGGCAGAAACTGTCAGTCCTTAAACATCGCGTTGATGACTCCGAGCAAATCCTTCGCGGCCAGGTAAAAGACCTAGGGTATTTGGGCGCAAACGCATTCAGGCTAGGCTGCTCCATTGATGACAGCCATTGGAACCATTTTGAAGTTGAGATCACCTTACGAGAACAAGAGCTTCACATTTCTCAGGAGACGATTACCTCAACGAAGGAGACTTCCCCTCTTTACCGAATAGAACAGGTTTCTTCAGGCTTGGGTACTGATGTACGGGTGGCCTACAACAACTTTTCGCGAGGTGGACGTAAGCCTCAAGTCAATTGTACTGACCAGATTGCAATTATGAATCAACTGGCATCATCAGCGATGTTTGATTCAGGACATAAAAAGGCTCAGAGAGAAATTCCTGTAACCACGACCTTATTTCAGAATTTGCTATCAAATACGCTTTTTTTGGATCCTGTGCCTTCGCTAATGCGAGGTGATAGTTATCCAGAAAAACGCCTGCGTGGCGATTGTGCCAATCTGTCTGGCGTGTTGTTTACTCTTTGGCAAAATGAAAATGCAAAGCCGGTAATTGTCGATTTCATCAAAAGTTTACCGGAACAAGATGTTAAAGATATAACCTTCTTTGAAGATCGAAGGGGAAAAGTATCCCTGGAATTACTAGAGTCTTTCGGTAATCAGGATCGAAAATGCTCAGTGGAGTTACTTTCTGACGGAACACTGCGAGTGCTGGCAATCGCAGCAGCTTTGTTATCAATTCCACAAGGGTCGACTCTGGTCATAGAGGAAGTGGATAATGGTGTTCATCCTTCCCGTGCGAGGCAATTACTGACTACGATGCGTGAACAAGCTCAAAAAAGAGACATTCGATTATTAATGTCCACGCACAATCCGGCCCTCATGGACGCTTTACCTGATTCCGCATTAGGCGATGTAGTGTTTTGTTATCGCAATAAAGATACTGGGGATAGTCAGCTAATGAGATTATCGGATTTGAATGATTTCCCGGGTCTGGTTTCCCAAGGACCATTGGGTGAACTGGTAACCAATGGTGTTGTAGATCGCTTTGTTAAATCACCGGTTACGCCTGAACAGAAGAAAAAAAATGCAATTGATTGGCTAGCGAAAATGCAGGGGGGCGAACAATGA
- a CDS encoding nucleoid-associated protein encodes MAFQLRHCVIHELVKESGKQRVEDIIKQVLPTDDKYVQDLVKSLNDLIGKKENQAARGTFDIEDPTYKVPNAFQGYYNGRAGSDSFHTFSTVCMNELTRQAKDPSRVAASGGAIVFAHYTSGTSNFMLITMVKQKEALRLDENLKPVGTVQIDMAKIHQAARINFDRYHQYEVLPEEEKPTYLAFVSPKINQDASGYFVAALGCSDSVPSAKATDGALNGVKQYFEANKELTAYKNQAYDAVLNYLTLKEDGKLASLTEIDHAVRGIVPAEKHEYMDNFITYLNSEEIGLPLEFSINRAVLGRRAKVKAKSNGWELNFERRFFGTTPGSVIQYNRADKKLIISKLDDNTIQKLEAVLKERG; translated from the coding sequence ATGGCATTTCAGTTAAGGCATTGTGTTATACACGAACTTGTAAAAGAAAGTGGAAAACAGCGCGTTGAGGATATTATTAAGCAGGTTCTTCCTACAGATGACAAGTATGTGCAGGACTTAGTAAAATCCTTAAATGACTTAATTGGAAAGAAAGAAAACCAAGCAGCAAGAGGGACTTTTGATATTGAGGATCCTACTTATAAGGTACCGAATGCCTTCCAGGGCTATTACAACGGTAGGGCAGGGTCTGATTCATTTCATACATTTTCAACAGTGTGTATGAATGAACTTACCCGACAAGCAAAAGATCCTTCAAGAGTTGCCGCATCTGGTGGAGCAATAGTATTTGCTCATTACACAAGTGGTACCTCTAACTTCATGCTTATTACGATGGTTAAGCAAAAAGAAGCTTTACGGCTAGATGAAAATTTAAAGCCGGTAGGAACCGTTCAAATAGATATGGCTAAGATACACCAAGCTGCACGGATAAACTTTGATAGATACCATCAATATGAAGTATTACCGGAAGAAGAGAAACCTACATATCTCGCCTTCGTCAGTCCTAAAATAAATCAAGATGCTTCAGGATATTTTGTAGCAGCCTTAGGATGTTCAGATAGTGTTCCCTCTGCTAAAGCCACTGATGGTGCACTTAATGGAGTAAAACAATACTTCGAAGCGAACAAAGAGTTAACTGCGTATAAAAATCAAGCTTATGATGCTGTACTCAATTACTTAACATTAAAAGAAGATGGTAAATTAGCATCTCTAACCGAAATCGATCATGCAGTTAGAGGTATAGTTCCGGCAGAAAAGCATGAATATATGGATAATTTTATAACTTATCTTAATAGCGAAGAAATTGGACTACCGTTAGAGTTTTCTATTAACAGAGCTGTACTCGGTAGGCGTGCTAAAGTAAAAGCTAAGTCAAATGGGTGGGAATTAAATTTTGAAAGGCGATTTTTCGGTACAACTCCAGGATCAGTAATTCAGTATAATCGAGCAGATAAAAAACTGATAATATCGAAGCTAGATGATAATACCATACAAAAGTTAGAAGCTGTCCTTAAAGAGAGAGGGTAA
- a CDS encoding amidohydrolase family protein has protein sequence MTDYIRNIVNNQSVNSPATLIRNATILSMDESVGNIERGDILISGSTITAVGRNLDAQGAYVIDATNMIAMPGMVDSHRHSWEGQLRRINPNATCLDDYSNATHFSFAKYYRPADIYIGNLLTALGCIDAGITTVIDNSHNSRTAAHSDAAVEALLDTGIRAIHASGAPVAGEWDKAHWPGNWQRLQEKYFKNNPESLVSLAVMAQLEPELWAEARKLGLSIVTEFFGAEMASELEPLHRKGLLGPDNIFNHCTALPDEGWKILQEAGVRVNVCPRSDAHYGIENGMFAIQAAQRHGINPGLSVDNETSYSSDMFMEMRVAFYLQRVMGMHQQHCCDSAPSLKTLPAVQLLKAATVDGAACAGLQDKIGSLTPGKQADLILINTGDINLYPSGNAFGTVVHATERSNIDTVMIGGRIVKQNGKVLGVDSTRLRAAIDESREHLFAAAGYEPDIFAETFLPLEQAH, from the coding sequence ATGACAGATTACATCAGAAATATTGTTAATAATCAGTCTGTAAACTCGCCGGCAACCTTGATACGAAACGCAACGATACTGAGCATGGATGAGAGTGTCGGTAATATTGAACGCGGTGATATTCTTATCAGCGGATCAACCATTACCGCCGTGGGTCGGAACCTGGACGCACAGGGTGCCTATGTTATAGACGCCACGAACATGATCGCCATGCCGGGGATGGTGGATTCTCATCGTCACTCATGGGAAGGACAACTCCGCCGCATTAACCCTAACGCCACCTGTCTGGACGACTACAGCAACGCAACGCATTTCTCTTTCGCCAAATACTATCGGCCTGCCGATATCTATATTGGTAACCTGCTGACTGCCCTGGGCTGTATTGACGCAGGCATCACCACGGTGATTGATAATTCGCACAACAGCCGCACCGCCGCACATTCCGATGCCGCCGTTGAGGCCCTGCTTGACACAGGTATTCGTGCCATACATGCCTCGGGGGCACCGGTAGCAGGCGAATGGGATAAAGCGCACTGGCCGGGTAACTGGCAACGCCTGCAGGAAAAGTACTTCAAGAACAATCCTGAAAGCCTTGTTTCTCTTGCGGTCATGGCACAGCTGGAGCCAGAGCTGTGGGCTGAGGCCCGCAAGCTGGGACTGTCGATCGTCACTGAATTCTTTGGTGCCGAGATGGCATCGGAGCTTGAACCCTTGCATCGAAAGGGCCTTCTGGGCCCGGACAATATTTTCAATCACTGCACGGCGCTGCCTGACGAGGGATGGAAAATCCTGCAAGAAGCCGGTGTCCGGGTGAACGTCTGCCCACGTTCCGATGCGCACTATGGTATCGAAAACGGTATGTTTGCCATTCAGGCTGCGCAGCGTCATGGCATCAACCCCGGCCTGAGCGTGGACAATGAAACGTCCTACAGCAGCGACATGTTTATGGAAATGCGCGTGGCATTTTACCTGCAGCGGGTGATGGGCATGCATCAGCAGCACTGCTGCGATTCCGCACCTTCGCTGAAAACGCTTCCGGCAGTACAACTCCTGAAAGCGGCGACCGTCGATGGTGCTGCCTGTGCAGGGCTGCAGGACAAAATTGGCAGCCTGACGCCAGGCAAACAGGCAGACCTGATCCTGATTAACACCGGCGACATCAACCTCTACCCGTCCGGGAATGCCTTTGGCACGGTGGTACATGCGACAGAGCGCAGCAACATTGATACCGTCATGATCGGCGGACGCATCGTCAAGCAGAACGGCAAAGTTCTGGGTGTGGACAGCACACGACTTCGTGCAGCGATTGATGAATCTCGTGAGCATCTGTTTGCCGCCGCCGGGTATGAGCCCGATATTTTTGCCGAGACCTTCCTGCCGCTGGAGCAGGCGCACTGA
- a CDS encoding aldo/keto reductase has product MQYRQLGHSGLKVSALSLGTMTFGGAGKFAKTGDTGVDEARNQIDRCIDAGINLFDTADVYSAGKAEEILGQALGKKRQQVLVASKARFPMGAGPNDAGLSRHHVIRACEASLRRLNTDYLDVYQLHEWDGLTSVEETLRALEHLVNSGKVRYVGVSNFSGWHLMKHLSAAERLGLVRPVSQQIHYTLQAREAEYELLPIAADQGVGVLVWSPLAGGLLSGKYRRNQPAPAGTRHLANWGEPPVRDEERLYDIVDVLVDIAQSHGVSAAQVALAWLLARPAITSVVIGARNDNQLQDNLQAANLHLNEEDLQRLEEVSRPPLIYPYWHQAATAPDRLSDADLLLLAPHLQQK; this is encoded by the coding sequence ATGCAATACCGTCAGCTTGGCCATTCCGGCCTGAAAGTTTCGGCGCTGAGTCTCGGCACCATGACCTTTGGCGGCGCGGGCAAATTCGCCAAAACCGGCGATACCGGCGTTGACGAAGCCCGCAATCAGATAGACCGCTGTATCGACGCCGGCATCAACCTGTTCGATACCGCCGACGTCTATTCCGCCGGCAAGGCGGAAGAGATCCTGGGCCAGGCGCTGGGCAAAAAACGCCAGCAGGTGCTGGTCGCCAGCAAGGCGCGCTTCCCGATGGGCGCCGGCCCGAACGACGCGGGGCTGTCTCGCCATCATGTGATCCGCGCCTGCGAAGCCAGTCTGCGGCGGCTGAACACCGACTATCTCGACGTGTATCAACTGCATGAGTGGGACGGCCTGACGTCGGTTGAAGAGACCCTGCGCGCGCTGGAGCATTTGGTCAACAGCGGCAAGGTGCGTTACGTCGGCGTGTCCAACTTTTCCGGCTGGCACCTGATGAAACACCTTAGCGCAGCCGAACGCCTGGGCCTGGTGCGCCCGGTCAGCCAGCAGATTCATTACACGCTGCAGGCCCGCGAGGCAGAGTATGAACTGCTGCCGATCGCGGCGGATCAGGGCGTCGGCGTCCTGGTGTGGAGCCCGCTGGCCGGCGGTTTGCTTTCCGGTAAATACCGCCGCAATCAGCCTGCGCCGGCAGGCACCCGCCACCTGGCCAACTGGGGCGAGCCGCCGGTACGCGACGAGGAGCGGCTGTACGATATCGTCGACGTGCTGGTGGATATCGCCCAATCGCACGGCGTGTCTGCGGCTCAAGTCGCCCTTGCCTGGCTGCTGGCGCGGCCTGCCATCACCTCTGTGGTGATCGGCGCGCGCAACGACAATCAACTGCAGGACAACCTGCAGGCCGCCAATCTGCACCTGAATGAGGAGGACCTTCAGCGGCTGGAGGAAGTGAGCCGCCCGCCACTGATTTATCCTTATTGGCACCAGGCCGCCACCGCGCCGGACCGTCTCTCGGACGCCGACCTGCTTCTGCTTGCTCCACACCTGCAGCAAAAATAA
- a CDS encoding LysR family transcriptional regulator — protein sequence MDRIQAMQVFTRVAEVGSFVRAAETLSLPSSTVTSTIKNLEKYLQVRLLNRTTRRVSLTPEGLRYLTQCREILSLIEHTESSLADSVRRPQGRLRVDMPGGIAHFIVMPKLKDFYRLYPDIYLMIGVSDRQVDLIQEGVDCVIRTGELTDSTLVGRPLGRFRWVTCASPDYLKAYGIPKTPEELSQHRAIHYFSGSARRTNELRFARGTETLSVPVKGDTAVNETGLYIKMCLEGFGLAQLAENVISENLQEGSLVEVLADWQPPSVPVTMLYPHQRFLSPAVRAFADWIARII from the coding sequence ATGGACCGTATTCAGGCTATGCAGGTCTTTACGCGGGTGGCCGAAGTCGGAAGCTTCGTACGCGCAGCAGAAACACTTTCACTGCCTTCTTCCACGGTAACCAGCACGATTAAAAACCTTGAGAAATACTTGCAGGTGCGTCTGCTTAACCGGACGACGAGACGGGTGAGCCTCACCCCTGAAGGATTGCGGTATCTTACGCAATGCCGCGAAATCCTGTCGTTAATTGAACATACTGAATCCAGCCTGGCAGACTCCGTCAGGCGGCCACAGGGGCGGCTGCGGGTTGATATGCCCGGAGGGATCGCCCATTTCATCGTCATGCCAAAGTTGAAGGACTTTTACCGGCTTTATCCGGATATTTACCTGATGATTGGGGTGAGCGACCGGCAGGTCGATCTCATCCAGGAGGGCGTAGACTGCGTAATCAGAACGGGGGAATTAACGGACTCCACACTTGTTGGCCGTCCGCTTGGAAGGTTTCGCTGGGTGACCTGCGCCTCTCCGGATTATCTCAAGGCATACGGTATCCCCAAAACACCTGAGGAATTGTCACAGCATCGGGCGATCCATTACTTTTCCGGCTCGGCCAGGCGCACGAATGAACTGCGTTTTGCGCGTGGCACTGAGACGCTGTCCGTCCCGGTGAAGGGAGATACAGCCGTTAACGAAACGGGACTCTATATCAAAATGTGTCTTGAAGGTTTCGGGCTGGCACAGCTTGCTGAGAATGTGATCTCTGAGAATCTTCAGGAAGGGAGCCTGGTTGAGGTTCTGGCAGACTGGCAGCCGCCGTCAGTACCGGTAACGATGCTTTACCCGCATCAGCGCTTTCTTTCTCCCGCAGTGCGCGCGTTTGCCGACTGGATCGCCAGGATTATCTGA
- a CDS encoding GNAT family N-acetyltransferase, translating into MIKLRPAQYGDVDEIALLHTAGWRDTYGNVMSSDFLENYAQKELLSYWNSVLSKYSDDVAVFVAEKEGKVEGFICVKLQNDAQWGAYIDSLHISSALRGQGAGKKLLRHAAEWINGMDAVSAIYLWVFEDNVRATIFYQNVGGVIVERTVSDLPSADKAPIFRVSWKNASQLIMGTLGA; encoded by the coding sequence GTGATCAAGTTAAGACCGGCTCAATACGGGGATGTCGATGAGATTGCACTTCTGCATACTGCCGGATGGCGAGATACTTACGGCAACGTTATGTCTTCAGATTTTCTCGAGAACTATGCGCAAAAAGAGCTCCTCTCCTACTGGAACTCTGTATTGAGCAAGTACAGCGACGATGTGGCCGTTTTCGTCGCTGAAAAAGAAGGAAAAGTTGAGGGGTTTATATGTGTAAAACTTCAGAATGACGCGCAATGGGGAGCGTATATCGATAGCCTGCATATCAGTTCGGCTCTCCGGGGGCAGGGCGCTGGAAAAAAGTTGCTCCGTCACGCAGCAGAATGGATAAATGGTATGGACGCTGTGTCAGCGATTTACCTGTGGGTATTTGAAGACAATGTCAGGGCAACAATTTTTTATCAGAATGTTGGAGGGGTCATTGTGGAGCGTACAGTCTCCGATTTGCCTTCGGCAGATAAAGCCCCGATATTCAGGGTTAGCTGGAAAAATGCCAGTCAGCTTATCATGGGTACCCTTGGCGCTTGA
- a CDS encoding MFS transporter, with the protein MSGFSRASALPLLVAGAFFMENLDGTVIVTAMPQMAAAFGVRAVDMNIGISAYILTLTVFIPASGWIANRFGARNVFAAAVMIFTLASVLCAASVNLPTFTAARILQGFGGALMVPVGRLVVLRNTAKPDLIKAIATITWPGLVAPILGPPVGGFITTYASWHWIFLLNVPLGVAALWLAWRLIPQEAPQKGVPFDAIGFMLTGIACFGLMFGLDLINHPQLSWLVPVLCILGSLALGALAVRHAKRTAHPLINLWAMRIKSYAVTILGGALFRIAIGAVPFLLPLLFQIGFGLNAFDAGLLVLAVFAGNLAMKPFTSAILYRFRFRTTLVVNGLLNAATIFACALLTPQTPTWLIVALLFVSGLTRSMQFTALNTLAFSEVPQPQMGGANTLFTVSQQLGSGLGIAIGALALRLAEMLIPQSASRLPLVDFQLAFGVIGVIALLAVADSLTLNPDAGSEVRRKKSPSSAPAGADESTATKARS; encoded by the coding sequence ATGAGCGGGTTTTCACGCGCCAGCGCGCTGCCGTTGCTGGTGGCCGGCGCCTTCTTTATGGAAAACCTCGACGGTACGGTGATTGTCACCGCCATGCCGCAGATGGCGGCCGCTTTCGGCGTGCGGGCGGTGGACATGAACATCGGCATTTCCGCCTATATCCTGACGCTGACGGTGTTTATTCCCGCCAGCGGCTGGATCGCCAACCGCTTCGGCGCGCGCAATGTCTTTGCCGCCGCGGTGATGATTTTCACCCTGGCCTCGGTGCTGTGTGCCGCCAGCGTCAACCTGCCCACCTTCACCGCCGCCCGCATTCTGCAAGGCTTTGGCGGCGCGCTGATGGTGCCGGTCGGCCGGTTGGTGGTGCTGCGCAATACCGCCAAACCGGATCTGATAAAAGCCATCGCCACCATTACCTGGCCGGGGTTGGTGGCGCCAATCCTTGGCCCGCCGGTCGGCGGTTTTATTACCACCTACGCGTCATGGCACTGGATTTTCCTTCTCAACGTGCCGCTGGGCGTCGCCGCGCTGTGGCTGGCCTGGCGGTTGATCCCGCAGGAAGCGCCGCAGAAAGGCGTGCCGTTTGACGCCATCGGCTTCATGCTGACCGGCATCGCCTGCTTCGGCCTGATGTTCGGCCTGGACCTTATCAACCACCCGCAGCTCTCCTGGCTGGTGCCGGTACTGTGCATCCTCGGCAGCCTGGCACTGGGCGCGCTGGCGGTACGCCACGCCAAACGCACCGCGCACCCGTTGATCAATCTGTGGGCGATGCGGATAAAAAGTTACGCCGTCACCATTTTGGGCGGTGCCTTGTTCCGCATCGCCATTGGCGCCGTGCCCTTCTTGCTGCCGCTGCTGTTCCAGATCGGCTTTGGTCTCAACGCCTTCGACGCCGGGCTGCTGGTGCTGGCGGTGTTTGCCGGTAATCTGGCGATGAAACCTTTTACCTCTGCCATACTTTACCGTTTCCGCTTTCGCACCACGCTGGTAGTCAATGGGCTGCTGAACGCCGCCACCATTTTTGCCTGCGCGTTATTGACGCCGCAGACCCCGACCTGGCTGATCGTGGCGTTGCTGTTCGTCAGCGGGTTGACGCGTTCCATGCAGTTCACCGCGCTGAATACGCTGGCGTTCTCCGAAGTGCCGCAGCCGCAGATGGGCGGCGCCAATACTCTGTTCACCGTATCGCAGCAACTGGGCAGCGGCCTGGGCATCGCCATCGGTGCGCTGGCGCTGCGATTGGCGGAAATGCTGATACCGCAGTCGGCCAGTCGCCTGCCGCTGGTCGATTTCCAGTTGGCGTTTGGGGTTATCGGCGTTATCGCCCTGTTGGCGGTGGCAGACAGTCTGACGTTGAATCCCGATGCCGGCAGCGAAGTGCGCCGGAAAAAATCCCCTTCGTCGGCACCGGCTGGCGCTGATGAATCCACGGCAACCAAGGCAAGGAGTTAA
- a CDS encoding YnfA family protein, with product MLKTTLLFFATALAEIIGCFLPYLWLKKNAGVWLLLPAAASLMLFVWLLTLHPAASGRVYAAYGGVYVATALLWLRVVDGVKLSALDWLGAGVALAGMLIIVSGWRAAG from the coding sequence ATGTTAAAGACTACCCTGCTATTTTTCGCCACCGCGCTAGCCGAAATTATAGGCTGCTTCTTGCCTTACCTGTGGCTGAAAAAAAACGCCGGCGTTTGGTTGTTGCTGCCGGCGGCGGCCAGTTTGATGCTGTTTGTCTGGCTGTTGACGCTGCACCCGGCCGCCAGTGGGCGAGTCTATGCGGCGTATGGCGGCGTTTATGTGGCGACGGCGCTGCTGTGGCTGCGGGTGGTGGACGGGGTTAAGCTGTCGGCGCTGGATTGGCTGGGCGCCGGGGTGGCGTTGGCGGGGATGCTGATTATCGTTTCAGGCTGGCGTGCCGCCGGATAA